Proteins found in one Thermopolyspora flexuosa genomic segment:
- a CDS encoding RpiB/LacA/LacB family sugar-phosphate isomerase, giving the protein MRISVASDSLDGVASQVITELERRGHTVTLYGALAENDPPDWAWCCSAAARDVAEGKADQAVVCCWTGTGASIAANKVPGVRAALCVDAQTAEGARKWNDANVLALSLRLTSPQLLVEILDAWFATAPSSDPTDQRNIAHIAELER; this is encoded by the coding sequence ATGCGCATCTCAGTGGCCTCCGACAGTCTCGACGGCGTGGCGTCCCAGGTCATCACCGAACTGGAGCGGCGGGGCCATACGGTCACACTCTACGGAGCATTGGCGGAGAACGACCCGCCCGATTGGGCCTGGTGCTGTTCGGCCGCGGCGCGGGACGTCGCCGAGGGCAAGGCGGACCAGGCGGTCGTGTGCTGCTGGACCGGCACCGGCGCGTCGATCGCCGCGAACAAGGTGCCGGGGGTGCGGGCCGCGCTGTGCGTGGACGCGCAGACCGCGGAGGGCGCGCGCAAGTGGAACGACGCGAACGTGCTCGCGCTGAGCCTGCGGCTGACCAGCCCGCAGCTGCTCGTGGAGATCCTCGACGCCTGGTTCGCGACCGCGCCGAGCAGCGACCCGACCGACCAGAGGAACATCGCGCACATCGCCGAGCTGGAGCG